The genomic interval ATAATTTTCTATCATATTAAACAAATTAACTgcaaataaattccttcaggtcGCACATGGCCAATTGCATTTGGCACAGGAGCTGGCCTTGGCATGTCCTATTCAAACTGCCAGAATGACTTGAGATCACACTATCTCCTTTACAACACCATTCTGAAGGTTGGTGGTATGAAATTGCTTTGATAGTGACTAAAATGACTTTCTCTGTCATTAAATGATAACATTAATTCTTTTATTTTGGTCTTGTCTGTTTCTACAGAAGCAGTAGCAGTTGTTCCTCAAGGCGGTCTGCTATGTAATTTGTTTTTTGATCTCAGAGGCTAATTGTCATGCTGTGTACTGATCTGCCGTTCAACCCCTCCATGTGCCTGAGCAAGACAGACATTGTTTATTTAAtacaatgattttttttcttctgaaaaACACAAGGACCACTGGACATATGCAATGTTATTTAGGTCAGAAATGTAACCAAAACGATGAACATATTGCCTGCTATGGTTCCAGTTTTACCTGCCAATAACATCATAACAGCTTGACCAGCTGTGAATGctattttctttcttcattTGATGATACATTGAGTGAGAactttgagtatgtgtgtgtctgtttgcataATTGTACGACTATATTAAGTAATTCCAATTATTCCATCCTATCGTCCTGCACTAGAAGAGATGTTGAAGCTCTACACACTCCTCCATTGAATCTGTGGGGAAAGGAGGGATCTAGAATGCTATAATGTTTGTAAATAAAGGCTCTATTTCTCTCAAAGGATGTGGTCTTGTTCTGTTGCCTTAACTAAATGAATGACTACTCAGATGGATTTCACCAATGAATTTATTTTGATGTTCTCAGTTCTTACTTCGACGCATTGTAACCCTATTGAAGCCGGCATATGTAATAGTTAAACATGAAAGAGACCAATTAAAATATATATCCTagtctgtctgtgttggaaTGGCAGTTGTTTTGGAGTGCTGGGTTGCTTTTGATTAAATCAAACCCATGATGGATGATGCAATCTGGTTGTTCTAAGATTAATGCATTGATGCATTTTCTCACCTTCATCAAGACCATTCAGATAatgttaaattaattaaaagttaATTAAGATGATGTTTTCTTTCATCTTTGCCTCATAGCCAAAGGAATTTATATTATgtgatacattttttaaaaagatctaaGCCTATCCCAGATGGTTTGTCATGAAATTGATTGTATTTTTAGATTATTTCTTATATGACCAGTTTGTTTTTGTGAGAGACAGGTCGCAGTAAACATCTGAGGATTATTAAGAAGTTCAACTAAAACAGATGTGTACATATAAATGAAATTCCCAAAGTTAGTGCACACACCTTTCAAAACACAATATAACTTGCTCTTTTAAGTATAATGGTGTTACATTACTGGTGCAATCACAACACAAAGCTAACTAGTGATCAGTTGTGCACAACGTTTgcagttttattttgaatggctTCATTTTCTGACCCCTTTAGGAGACATGTTGGCTTAGGTCCACACTGAAGTGAATGAATGTTTTATCGTACAAATTGACAGCAGCCGTGTACCAAAAAAAGCTCTCTTCTTGTAATGAAGAATTTGCATTGTTAGTGAATCCTCATCTCAATCCTCTCCCAAGTATGCATTAAGAGGTGGATGCTCAGACACGCTCCAAGCCCAAAAGCAGGGCACTGATCTTCCAGGCACCCTGAAGTGGCAGACACAGGGATTAGGGGGCCAGAGCGGTTACCAGGAAAGCCACATGAACGCAAGCCACCCATACCTGTAGAGCACTTGTAGGCAGAGGCACAGATcacaattagcaacatacaatGGCATGTTCTCTCAGTATCGGCTCAGCAGAACATCTTAGCTTTGCACATTTGCGTACACATTTTGAAGTGATAGGAAAGGGGAAGaaaatgcaaatgcacacaaacacacact from Alosa alosa isolate M-15738 ecotype Scorff River chromosome 4, AALO_Geno_1.1, whole genome shotgun sequence carries:
- the micos10 gene encoding MICOS complex subunit MIC10; the protein is MSEKELGQKWDRCLADCAAKIGAGLGLGIVFSVVFFKRRTWPIAFGTGAGLGMSYSNCQNDLRSHYLLYNTILKKQ